One region of Quercus lobata isolate SW786 chromosome 2, ValleyOak3.0 Primary Assembly, whole genome shotgun sequence genomic DNA includes:
- the LOC115977253 gene encoding eukaryotic translation initiation factor 5A has protein sequence MSDSEEHHFESKADAGASKTYPQQAGTIRKNGYIVIKNRPCKVVEVSTSKTGKHGHAKCHFVGIDIFNGKKLEDIVPSSHNCDAPHVNRTDYQLIDISEDGFVSLLTENGNTKDDLRLPTDDSLLSQIKDGFADGKDLVVTVMSAMGEEQICALKDIGPKN, from the exons ATGTCGGACAGTGAGGAGCACCACTTTGAGTCCAAGGCTGACGCTGGAGCCTCAAAGACTTACCCTCAGCAAGCTGGTACCATTCGCAAGAATGGCTATATTGTCATCAAAAACAGGCCTTGCAAG GTTGttgaagtttccacttcaaaaacAGGAAAGCATGGACATGCAAAGTGTCACTTTGTTGGAATCGACATATTTAATGGGAAGAAGCTTGAAGATATTGTTCCTTCATCCCACAACTGTGAT GCTCCTCATGTTAATCGTACTGACTACCAGTTGATTGATATCTCTGAAGATGGTTTT GTGAGTCTTCTTACTGAGAATGGAAACACCAAGGATGATCTGAGGCTTCCCACTGATGACAGTCTGCTTAGCCAG ATTAAAGATGGGTTTGCTGATGGAAAGGACCTTGTGGTGACTGTCATGTCTGCAATGGGAGAGGAGCAGATCTGTGCCCTTAAGGACATTggccctaaaaattaa
- the LOC115977252 gene encoding probable purine permease 5 isoform X1, with the protein MLNPMNKTSTSTGVGEVTGDRMEEASPEPSVSFWSQISTFKTRAWEAYKRKSTSHWVLLFLSSAAMLVAFPASSILSRLYYSNGGTSEWIVSWVAVAGWPLTALMLFPTYFFSKTLPTPLNLKLILSYIVLGFLSAADNLMYAYAYAYLPASTAALLASSSLVFSALFGYLLVKNKLNASIINAIVFITAAMTIIALDSSSDTYGNITTSQYIMGFIWDILGSALHGLIFALSELVFVKLLGRRSFHVVLEQQLMVSLFAFVFTTIGVIVSGDFQGMKSEAKSFKGGSTSYILVLIWSAITFQLGVLGATAVLFLASTVLAGVLNAIRVPVTSIAAVILLHDSMSSFKILSLVVTFWGFGSYIYGSSSLSKESS; encoded by the exons ATGTTGAACCCAATGAACAAAACTTCAACTTCTACAGGTGTGGGAGAGGTGACCG GTGATAGAATGGAGGAGGCATCACCAGAGCCTTCTGTTTCATTCTGGAGCCAAATTTCCACCTTTAAGACCAGGGCTTGGGAAGCATATAAAAGGAAGTCTACCTCACATTGGGTTCTTCTATTTCTAAGTAGTGCAGCAATGCTTGTGGCATTCCCTGCTTCTAGTATTCTTTCTCGGCTATATTATTCCAATGGTGGTACAAGCGAGTGGATTGTTTCATGGGTGGCAGTTGCAGGGTGGCCTCTAACTGCTTTGATGTTATTTCCTACATACTTCTTTTCTAAAACCCTTCCTACCCCTCTGAACTTGAAACTCATTCTTTCCTATATTGTGCTGGGTTTCTTAAGTGCTGCTGACAATCTCatgtatgcatatgcatatgcTTACCTGCCAGCATCTACTGCTGCTCTTCTAGCATCATCATCCCTTGTGTTTTCTGCACTATTTGGATATCTTCTCGTGAAGAACAAACTGAATgcttcaataataaatgctattGTGTTCATTACTGCTGCAATGACCATCATTGCGTTGGATTCAAGTTCAGACACATATGGAAATATCACTACTAGCCAATACATTATGGGCTTTATATGGGACATTTTGGGATCTGCTCTCCATGGACTCATTTTTGCTCTTTCAGAGCTAGTTTTTGTGAAGTTATTAGGCAGAAGGTCCTTCcatgttgtgttggagcaacaACTCATGGTTTCTCTGTTTGCCTTTGTCTTTACCACTATAGGGGTTATTGTGAGTGGAGATTTTCAAGGGATGAAATCTGAGGCTAAAAGTTTCAAGGGTGGCTCAACTTCTTATATCCTTGTTCTCATCTGGAGTGCAATCACTTTTCAGCTGGGGGTACTGGGAGCTACTGCTGTGCTATTTTTGGCATCCACTGTGCTTGCTGGTGTTCTCAATGCAATAAGGGTACCCGTTACAAGCATTGCAGCTGTTATACTGTTACATGACTCCATGAGCAGTTTCAAAATCCTCTCTCTTGTGGTAACCTTTTGGGGTTTTGGCTCATATATTTATGGCAGTTCTTCTTTAAGCAAAGAATCCTCCTAA
- the LOC115977252 gene encoding probable purine permease 5 isoform X2 codes for MQPLLEQGDRMEEASPEPSVSFWSQISTFKTRAWEAYKRKSTSHWVLLFLSSAAMLVAFPASSILSRLYYSNGGTSEWIVSWVAVAGWPLTALMLFPTYFFSKTLPTPLNLKLILSYIVLGFLSAADNLMYAYAYAYLPASTAALLASSSLVFSALFGYLLVKNKLNASIINAIVFITAAMTIIALDSSSDTYGNITTSQYIMGFIWDILGSALHGLIFALSELVFVKLLGRRSFHVVLEQQLMVSLFAFVFTTIGVIVSGDFQGMKSEAKSFKGGSTSYILVLIWSAITFQLGVLGATAVLFLASTVLAGVLNAIRVPVTSIAAVILLHDSMSSFKILSLVVTFWGFGSYIYGSSSLSKESS; via the exons ATGCAACCTCTGCTCGAACAAG GTGATAGAATGGAGGAGGCATCACCAGAGCCTTCTGTTTCATTCTGGAGCCAAATTTCCACCTTTAAGACCAGGGCTTGGGAAGCATATAAAAGGAAGTCTACCTCACATTGGGTTCTTCTATTTCTAAGTAGTGCAGCAATGCTTGTGGCATTCCCTGCTTCTAGTATTCTTTCTCGGCTATATTATTCCAATGGTGGTACAAGCGAGTGGATTGTTTCATGGGTGGCAGTTGCAGGGTGGCCTCTAACTGCTTTGATGTTATTTCCTACATACTTCTTTTCTAAAACCCTTCCTACCCCTCTGAACTTGAAACTCATTCTTTCCTATATTGTGCTGGGTTTCTTAAGTGCTGCTGACAATCTCatgtatgcatatgcatatgcTTACCTGCCAGCATCTACTGCTGCTCTTCTAGCATCATCATCCCTTGTGTTTTCTGCACTATTTGGATATCTTCTCGTGAAGAACAAACTGAATgcttcaataataaatgctattGTGTTCATTACTGCTGCAATGACCATCATTGCGTTGGATTCAAGTTCAGACACATATGGAAATATCACTACTAGCCAATACATTATGGGCTTTATATGGGACATTTTGGGATCTGCTCTCCATGGACTCATTTTTGCTCTTTCAGAGCTAGTTTTTGTGAAGTTATTAGGCAGAAGGTCCTTCcatgttgtgttggagcaacaACTCATGGTTTCTCTGTTTGCCTTTGTCTTTACCACTATAGGGGTTATTGTGAGTGGAGATTTTCAAGGGATGAAATCTGAGGCTAAAAGTTTCAAGGGTGGCTCAACTTCTTATATCCTTGTTCTCATCTGGAGTGCAATCACTTTTCAGCTGGGGGTACTGGGAGCTACTGCTGTGCTATTTTTGGCATCCACTGTGCTTGCTGGTGTTCTCAATGCAATAAGGGTACCCGTTACAAGCATTGCAGCTGTTATACTGTTACATGACTCCATGAGCAGTTTCAAAATCCTCTCTCTTGTGGTAACCTTTTGGGGTTTTGGCTCATATATTTATGGCAGTTCTTCTTTAAGCAAAGAATCCTCCTAA